The following are encoded in a window of Haloarcula laminariae genomic DNA:
- a CDS encoding replication factor C large subunit, with translation MDWTEKYRPSTLSEVRGNNKARDSLKEWADTWDDHREAVILHGTPGVGKTSAAHALASDMDWPTIELNASDTRTKDIIEQVAGEAAKSGTLTAGGAGRRLVIMDEADNIHGNSDRGGARAIGSLVKEAGQPMILIANEYYEMSNSLRNNCQDIEFSAVQKRSIVPVLRDICRKEGIEYTDAAIEDIAEQNSGDLRGAIKDLQTTAEGRDRIEADDYVSGERDTSSGIFEYLDVVLKEGTAEEALKGSYDVDETPDDLINWIEDNMPKDYEGAELARAYRSLSDADRWLGRVRASQNYSFWRYAGDAMTAGVAAARDGEKGGWTRYGPPSYWSKLGRSKGARNTRDYVARKIAAIDGVSMRTARREIMPFLATMTHHCTNRELTVAMAATYELEADHVSFITGSGESTNKVQSIVEDAERLREEAAVEHSGGAFEGAVADGADDGEADTDASDDDPQATLDGDDTAGDDPAETPDSDSADEDDQQSGLSDFM, from the coding sequence ATGGACTGGACCGAGAAGTACCGCCCGAGCACGCTCTCGGAGGTACGGGGGAACAACAAGGCCCGCGACAGCCTGAAGGAGTGGGCCGACACGTGGGACGACCACCGCGAGGCCGTCATCCTCCACGGCACGCCGGGGGTGGGCAAGACCTCCGCGGCCCACGCGCTCGCCAGCGACATGGACTGGCCGACCATCGAGCTGAACGCCAGCGACACCCGGACGAAAGACATCATCGAGCAGGTGGCCGGCGAGGCCGCCAAATCGGGGACGCTCACCGCCGGCGGGGCGGGCCGTCGACTCGTCATCATGGACGAGGCCGACAACATCCACGGGAACTCCGACCGCGGCGGGGCCCGCGCCATCGGTTCGCTGGTCAAGGAGGCTGGCCAGCCGATGATACTCATCGCCAACGAGTACTACGAGATGTCGAACAGCCTCCGGAACAACTGCCAGGACATCGAGTTCTCCGCGGTCCAGAAGCGCTCTATCGTGCCGGTACTGCGGGACATCTGCCGGAAGGAGGGCATCGAGTACACCGACGCCGCAATCGAGGACATCGCCGAGCAGAACAGCGGCGACCTGCGGGGCGCTATCAAGGACCTCCAGACGACGGCGGAGGGCCGGGACCGCATCGAGGCCGACGACTACGTCTCGGGCGAGCGGGACACGTCGTCGGGCATCTTCGAGTACCTCGACGTCGTCCTCAAGGAGGGCACCGCCGAGGAGGCCCTGAAGGGGAGCTACGACGTCGACGAGACCCCCGACGACCTCATCAACTGGATAGAGGACAACATGCCCAAGGACTACGAGGGCGCCGAACTCGCGCGGGCCTACCGGTCGCTCTCGGACGCCGACCGCTGGCTCGGGCGCGTGCGTGCGAGTCAGAACTACTCCTTCTGGCGCTACGCCGGCGACGCGATGACCGCCGGGGTGGCGGCCGCCCGCGACGGCGAGAAGGGCGGCTGGACCCGCTACGGGCCGCCGAGTTACTGGTCGAAGCTGGGCCGGTCGAAGGGGGCGCGCAACACGCGGGACTACGTCGCCCGGAAGATAGCGGCCATCGACGGCGTCTCGATGCGCACGGCCCGCCGGGAGATAATGCCCTTCCTCGCGACGATGACTCACCACTGTACCAACCGCGAGCTGACGGTGGCGATGGCCGCGACCTACGAACTGGAGGCCGACCACGTCTCCTTTATCACCGGCTCGGGCGAGTCGACGAACAAAGTCCAGTCCATCGTCGAGGACGCCGAGCGCCTGCGGGAGGAAGCGGCCGTCGAACACTCGGGCGGGGCCTTCGAGGGCGCAGTGGCGGACGGGGCCGACGATGGCGAGGCGGACACCGACGCGTCGGACGACGACCCGCAGGCGACGCTCGATGGGGACGACACGGCGGGCGACGACCCGGCGGAGACGCCCGACAGCGACAGCGCCGACGAGGACGACCAGCAGTCGGGCCTCTCGGATTTCATGTAG
- a CDS encoding type IV pilin, giving the protein MQRVDPPDDRAVSPVVGSVVLVGLALLLAATASATALGFADGLATPAPTVAQSSGTYDRYAAGGGRYTEQVVRLTHEGGDTLTVADIELVVDASDACGQTGRLVNLPAEGDDPRPTSRYVRGDDIFDNSADSVEGPIGTGDVDDDGEWSAGETAQFRLATRVCRVDSGDRLVVRVVHTPTDAVVVDQRITA; this is encoded by the coding sequence GTGCAACGAGTGGACCCACCGGACGACCGAGCGGTCTCGCCCGTCGTCGGGAGCGTCGTGCTCGTCGGCCTCGCGCTCCTGCTGGCCGCCACCGCATCGGCCACGGCGCTGGGGTTCGCTGACGGGCTCGCCACCCCCGCGCCGACCGTCGCCCAGTCCAGCGGGACCTACGACCGCTACGCCGCCGGCGGCGGGCGCTACACCGAGCAGGTCGTCCGGCTCACCCACGAGGGCGGGGACACCCTGACCGTCGCCGATATCGAACTCGTCGTCGACGCGAGCGACGCCTGCGGGCAGACCGGTCGGCTGGTGAACCTGCCGGCCGAGGGGGACGACCCGCGGCCCACCAGCAGATACGTCCGCGGCGACGACATCTTCGACAACTCGGCGGACTCGGTGGAAGGGCCCATCGGCACCGGCGACGTGGACGACGACGGCGAGTGGTCCGCCGGCGAGACCGCTCAGTTCCGGCTCGCGACGCGGGTCTGTCGCGTCGACAGCGGCGACCGGCTCGTCGTCCGCGTCGTCCACACGCCCACTGACGCCGTCGTCGTCGACCAGCGGATTACGGCCTGA
- a CDS encoding helix-turn-helix domain-containing protein, producing MARGVRDELAEKIAGEVALSDDPGATLRKWRTDFDVAQTALAERLDVSPSVVSDYESGRRDNPGIGVVRRLVDALLDIDEDRGGDRIRQYARVLSSGFDSEVVHDLREYPATVGVERVYDAIDAEELHRGGADTVAGHTVINSLAAITRLSSDQFHQLYGQSTNRALVFTGVTRGESPLVAMRVLSPTPSAVVLHGLDGDDIWEYAPELARIDDVSLAVTDADLETVLDGLRGLP from the coding sequence ATGGCACGCGGTGTCCGCGACGAACTCGCCGAAAAGATAGCCGGCGAGGTCGCGCTCAGCGACGACCCGGGAGCGACCCTCCGGAAGTGGCGGACGGACTTCGACGTCGCACAGACGGCGCTGGCCGAGCGGCTGGACGTCTCGCCGTCGGTCGTCTCGGACTACGAGAGCGGCCGCCGTGACAACCCCGGCATCGGCGTCGTCCGCCGGCTGGTCGACGCCTTGCTGGACATCGACGAGGACCGCGGCGGCGACCGCATCCGGCAGTACGCCCGCGTCCTCTCGTCGGGCTTCGACAGCGAGGTGGTACACGACCTCCGGGAGTACCCGGCGACCGTCGGCGTCGAGCGGGTGTACGACGCCATCGACGCCGAGGAGCTCCACCGCGGCGGCGCCGACACCGTCGCCGGCCACACCGTCATCAACTCGCTTGCGGCCATCACCCGGCTCTCCTCCGACCAGTTCCACCAGCTCTACGGGCAGTCGACCAACAGGGCGCTCGTCTTCACCGGCGTCACCCGCGGCGAGTCGCCCCTGGTGGCGATGCGGGTGCTCTCGCCGACCCCCAGCGCCGTCGTTTTGCACGGGCTCGACGGCGACGACATCTGGGAGTACGCCCCGGAGTTGGCTCGCATCGACGACGTCTCACTGGCGGTGACCGACGCGGACCTCGAAACCGTGCTGGACGGGCTGCGCGGGCTCCCGTAG
- the hmgB gene encoding hydroxymethylglutaryl-CoA synthase, protein MTAVGIDAMEIWTGKLKLDLAETFAPAQGDDPGKYTKGLGLHASSFPDVHEDIVTMAANAAHRLMDRKGLEPEDIGRIDVATESSFDNSKPVSTYVAGCLEKVYDGDFHHANKGERKFACISGTQSLDDAYNWIRAGRNRDRAAIVIATDTALYARDDPGEATQGAGAVAMLVDEDPDLVELSTEQGFGSADETDFLKPNQQFPSVDGKRSVNVYLARMREALDDFASVSGDIHPDDYPLIPFHTPFPGMVRKAAALGYRHITRDTEIEDELAEEIGYQPVPDAYDSDEAFYEAIREYTGALTETERYQEWYAETIDPTLEISRHVGNWYTGSVHIARAAGLKHARENGRDLDGKQLLVASYGSGAQAEVHAETVVEGWEDEIAQLNVDEQIRQRYEMSFEEYEQIHDVHNHDAEADAEAFTEPSEEFVFDGWGRMGERTYTYVS, encoded by the coding sequence ATGACTGCAGTCGGCATCGACGCGATGGAAATCTGGACTGGAAAGCTCAAACTGGACCTCGCCGAGACGTTCGCGCCGGCTCAGGGCGACGACCCCGGCAAGTACACGAAGGGGCTGGGACTGCACGCCTCCTCGTTCCCGGACGTCCACGAGGACATCGTGACCATGGCGGCCAACGCCGCCCACCGGCTGATGGACCGCAAGGGCCTCGAACCCGAGGACATCGGCCGCATCGACGTGGCCACGGAGTCCTCTTTCGACAACTCAAAGCCCGTCTCGACCTACGTCGCTGGCTGTCTGGAGAAGGTCTACGACGGCGACTTCCACCACGCCAACAAGGGCGAGCGGAAGTTCGCCTGTATCTCCGGCACCCAGAGCTTAGACGACGCGTACAACTGGATTCGGGCCGGTCGCAACCGGGACCGGGCGGCCATCGTCATCGCGACGGACACGGCGCTGTACGCGCGTGACGACCCCGGCGAGGCCACCCAGGGCGCCGGCGCGGTGGCGATGCTCGTCGACGAGGACCCCGACCTCGTCGAACTCTCGACCGAACAGGGCTTCGGGAGCGCCGACGAGACGGACTTCCTCAAGCCGAACCAGCAGTTCCCCTCCGTCGACGGGAAACGGTCGGTGAACGTCTACCTCGCGCGGATGCGCGAGGCGCTGGACGACTTCGCGTCGGTTTCGGGCGACATCCACCCCGACGACTACCCGCTCATCCCGTTCCACACCCCGTTCCCGGGGATGGTCCGGAAGGCCGCGGCGCTTGGCTACCGCCACATCACCCGCGATACGGAGATAGAGGACGAACTCGCCGAGGAAATCGGCTACCAGCCCGTTCCCGACGCCTACGACTCCGACGAGGCCTTCTACGAGGCCATCCGGGAGTACACCGGCGCGCTGACCGAGACCGAGCGCTACCAGGAGTGGTACGCCGAGACCATCGACCCGACGCTGGAAATCTCACGCCACGTCGGCAACTGGTACACGGGTTCGGTCCACATCGCCCGCGCCGCCGGGCTGAAACACGCCCGCGAGAACGGTCGCGACCTCGACGGGAAGCAGCTGCTGGTGGCCTCCTACGGCTCGGGCGCCCAGGCCGAGGTCCACGCCGAGACCGTCGTCGAGGGCTGGGAAGACGAAATCGCCCAGCTCAATGTCGACGAGCAGATTCGCCAGCGCTACGAGATGTCCTTCGAGGAGTACGAGCAGATTCACGACGTCCACAACCACGACGCCGAGGCCGACGCCGAGGCCTTCACCGAGCCGAGCGAGGAGTTCGTCTTCGACGGCTGGGGCCGGATGGGCGAGCGGACGTACACGTACGTCTCGTAG
- a CDS encoding BGTF surface domain-containing protein: protein MTARSRKCRSVFLTMLLVCSLVAMAGPLAGSASAIQTAGNTSVLTAGPNWYGQEFTVDVTQGSGGEFTAQSGDTVYLLEVDEGTDSVNRTARVLTVNSSGYINLETEELETDGRQAYALNDDNELNSGAVNFTLEPQTLDLEWERDSIATDSESVALETVESNRGAGEYNVTIRADGFDYEQLRALFVHSGTDLTEVTDRSHLPLEKLGFDPDDGDGLDDMRSAGYITLNLSTSTNFRQDGEIIANFSNLEANETLPSDGEYQFDIAVTDATTEDTAAITIGGAEADFEKPLYTRAAGDVAAFTVDLGSTDQTWVQLRDRNSEFVDVLYVEDDDGDGRVTFYANTRLMGTDHSELSGISEGDAEVVYHSNDTVQSYIHHETIPSVSGTKVGDAKFYDAETANSSNEVTFSQYTQAVNGATPTNQLSSPLATTTYELVADRRGRFTVDDGEAAVDRPLGETELDLVQPTVRESNTYVAPEKEADSQRSIDELEANLTSRDAAAIGDRLVFRFNTTGIAGALAAIDYAQNRHSIDTGLSEGYGVDVFAELAIDSEGTDWEGEGVNFTLLGENPLNGPRDRLALEDGENQDAYFLLDQQTAEGDPGTLYAVVDTGSTAYDGSITDDEQYDAALSYIAGGRFKFSGQGPQGGKGGDATDPTFPYYDSVITENVTERRTVSFESTTLTFDAVDDGTVALEPTRNARVSGDTNLAPGTSVTLGVRLAPPSDALPDEDPSFLAQREITVNADGTFNATFDLSDRTVGEAATVRVERGQTTVGSSDAEFANVDAVQGPYFETDLDVPPSAQRNETVRITGTVTNTGEEAGTADVTITATGTNPVRGIFDLDTGESRRVNHSVRMEQTAIDVRFESQDTSQQSTVEYEDPTAPATPTPTQTPTSTSATAVDGPQSTPPPADAGGGGFPWLLGGVGAAVTLTGAALLVIRWL, encoded by the coding sequence ATGACAGCTCGGTCCCGGAAGTGTCGAAGTGTCTTCCTGACGATGCTGCTCGTGTGTTCGCTCGTCGCGATGGCGGGGCCGCTGGCCGGAAGCGCAAGCGCGATACAGACCGCGGGGAACACGTCCGTGCTGACGGCCGGACCGAACTGGTACGGCCAGGAGTTCACTGTCGACGTCACACAGGGCTCGGGCGGCGAGTTCACCGCACAGAGCGGTGACACGGTGTATCTGCTGGAGGTCGACGAGGGGACGGACAGCGTCAACCGCACCGCGCGGGTCCTGACAGTCAACAGCAGCGGCTACATCAACCTGGAGACGGAGGAGCTCGAAACCGACGGCCGGCAAGCCTACGCGCTCAACGACGACAACGAACTCAACAGCGGCGCGGTCAACTTCACGCTGGAACCCCAGACCCTCGACCTTGAGTGGGAGCGGGACTCGATTGCGACCGACAGCGAGTCGGTCGCGCTCGAAACCGTCGAGAGCAACCGCGGCGCCGGCGAGTACAACGTGACGATACGCGCGGACGGGTTCGACTACGAGCAGCTCCGGGCCCTGTTTGTGCATTCCGGGACGGACCTCACCGAGGTGACCGACCGGAGTCATCTCCCGCTGGAGAAGCTTGGCTTCGACCCCGACGACGGCGACGGGCTGGACGACATGCGCTCGGCTGGGTACATCACGCTGAACTTGAGCACGTCGACGAACTTCCGGCAGGACGGGGAGATAATCGCGAACTTCTCGAACCTGGAGGCCAACGAGACGCTCCCGAGCGACGGCGAGTACCAGTTCGACATCGCGGTCACCGACGCGACGACCGAGGACACGGCCGCGATTACCATCGGCGGCGCCGAGGCCGACTTCGAAAAGCCGCTGTACACGCGGGCCGCCGGGGACGTCGCCGCCTTTACCGTCGACCTCGGTTCGACGGACCAGACCTGGGTGCAGCTACGGGACAGAAACTCCGAGTTCGTGGACGTACTCTACGTGGAAGACGACGACGGGGACGGGCGGGTCACCTTCTACGCGAACACCCGCCTCATGGGAACTGACCACTCGGAGCTGAGCGGCATCAGCGAGGGCGACGCCGAGGTGGTCTATCACTCCAACGACACGGTCCAGAGCTACATCCACCACGAGACGATTCCGTCGGTCAGCGGGACCAAAGTCGGCGACGCCAAGTTCTACGACGCCGAGACGGCCAACAGTTCCAACGAAGTGACGTTCAGCCAGTACACGCAGGCGGTCAACGGCGCCACGCCGACCAACCAGCTATCCAGTCCGCTTGCGACGACGACGTACGAACTCGTTGCTGACCGACGGGGGCGGTTCACGGTCGACGACGGCGAAGCGGCCGTCGACCGGCCGCTCGGCGAGACCGAACTGGACCTCGTCCAACCGACGGTTCGGGAGTCTAACACGTACGTCGCGCCCGAGAAGGAGGCCGACAGTCAGCGGTCGATAGACGAACTGGAAGCCAACCTCACATCCAGAGACGCTGCCGCTATCGGCGACCGTCTCGTTTTCCGATTCAACACGACCGGCATCGCGGGCGCGCTCGCCGCTATCGACTACGCACAGAACAGACACAGCATCGACACCGGGCTGTCCGAAGGGTACGGCGTCGACGTGTTCGCCGAACTCGCAATCGACTCCGAGGGGACCGACTGGGAGGGCGAGGGCGTCAATTTCACGCTGCTCGGCGAGAACCCGCTCAACGGGCCACGCGACCGGTTGGCACTCGAAGACGGGGAGAATCAGGACGCCTACTTCCTCCTGGACCAACAGACGGCTGAGGGCGACCCGGGGACCCTGTACGCGGTCGTCGACACCGGGTCGACGGCCTACGACGGCTCGATCACCGACGACGAGCAGTACGACGCCGCGTTGAGTTACATCGCGGGCGGCCGATTCAAGTTCAGCGGACAGGGCCCACAGGGGGGCAAGGGCGGCGACGCGACCGACCCCACGTTCCCGTACTACGACAGCGTAATCACCGAGAACGTGACCGAACGGCGGACCGTCTCCTTCGAGTCGACCACCCTGACGTTCGATGCAGTCGACGACGGGACGGTGGCCCTCGAACCGACCCGGAACGCGCGGGTCTCCGGGGACACGAACCTGGCCCCCGGGACATCGGTGACCCTCGGCGTTCGACTGGCCCCGCCGTCGGACGCGCTCCCCGACGAGGACCCCAGCTTCCTCGCCCAGCGGGAGATAACGGTCAACGCCGACGGGACGTTCAACGCGACGTTCGACCTCAGTGACCGCACCGTCGGCGAGGCCGCCACGGTTCGGGTCGAACGGGGGCAAACGACCGTCGGGTCTTCGGACGCTGAGTTCGCGAACGTCGACGCCGTGCAGGGCCCGTACTTCGAGACGGACCTCGACGTGCCCCCGTCGGCACAGCGAAACGAGACCGTGAGAATCACCGGGACGGTCACCAACACCGGCGAGGAAGCCGGGACAGCGGACGTGACCATCACCGCCACCGGGACGAACCCCGTCAGAGGTATTTTCGACCTCGACACCGGCGAGTCGCGGCGAGTCAACCACTCGGTGCGGATGGAACAGACCGCCATCGACGTTCGTTTCGAGTCCCAGGACACCAGCCAGCAGAGCACGGTCGAGTACGAGGACCCGACGGCGCCGGCCACACCGACGCCGACGCAGACGCCGACCTCGACCTCAGCGACGGCCGTGGACGGCCCACAGTCGACCCCACCGCCCGCTGACGCCGGTGGCGGGGGCTTCCCGTGGCTCCTCGGCGGCGTCGGCGCGGCCGTGACTCTGACCGGTGCCGCACTACTGGTGATTCGATGGTTGTGA
- a CDS encoding Ig-like domain-containing protein yields the protein MELVGDRRGQSIQIGAVLLFGVLIIAFSSYQAFVVPDQNREVEFNHNQEVQSDMQDLRNAIVSVPGSTSSRAVSVSLATRYPSRLVARNPGPPSGSVRTNGTTDMRYNITVRNAAAAGETGDVWNGTARPYNTGTIAYSPNYNVYSNPPTTYYGHSVAYNQFPTANLTLSEQTMVNGRDITLVALNGSLRRSSGGSTTVDVRPVSRSNDPIIVSNDASTSNVSVSVPTRLPESKWKELLADEIDSNPGDLSNDRYVADVTATDGPGPYYNLTITFERGADYRLRMAKAGVGDGVSSEEAAYLTDVGGDGSVAKGDSADLVLEVRDEYNNPVQGVTVHGGVDPGSDGSLTDSEKVSGSDGRVTFEYTTTQSASTGIQNINFSYRGLGDGFSASEPENVTMDVRVTANGGGGGSVNGFSSTSVSNLEADSSGLNQTVSFSPADQSIGAGETVYINFDDAQQSTVNYENYEIADLPAGVSVEDSNVDTGTGTFTVTLSADNPIATADTVSFTVVGVDTGSQAGPLDVDFVREDTGDSETASFNVGGGGGGKAGDSVVSTGSKTYDGDKGFQFTIENRNSRSVTITNISVSVGDSSVASLFEQNGGEYDPYQHEVWIDSSSGSDGVVEMSGEPYYDEDSTEMPLDTVQELNENAVVNSGNLATVYMYQFYKNNKAKSVAGKDVTVELGFQDGSTGTYEFTSVDST from the coding sequence ATGGAATTGGTCGGGGACCGGCGAGGGCAATCTATCCAGATCGGCGCCGTACTGCTGTTTGGCGTCCTCATCATCGCCTTCTCCAGCTACCAGGCCTTCGTCGTCCCCGACCAGAACCGCGAGGTGGAGTTCAATCACAACCAGGAGGTCCAGTCCGATATGCAGGACCTCCGCAACGCCATCGTCTCCGTCCCCGGCTCGACCAGTTCGCGGGCGGTTTCCGTGAGCCTCGCGACCCGGTACCCGAGCCGATTGGTCGCGAGAAACCCCGGGCCCCCGTCGGGGTCGGTGCGGACCAACGGGACGACCGACATGCGGTACAACATCACGGTCCGGAACGCGGCCGCGGCGGGGGAGACCGGGGACGTCTGGAACGGAACGGCGAGGCCCTACAACACCGGCACTATCGCCTACAGCCCGAACTACAACGTCTACAGCAACCCGCCGACGACCTACTACGGCCACTCGGTCGCGTACAACCAGTTCCCGACCGCCAACCTCACGCTCTCCGAACAGACGATGGTCAACGGGAGAGATATCACCCTCGTCGCTCTCAACGGGTCGTTGCGCCGTAGCTCGGGCGGCTCCACCACCGTCGACGTCCGGCCGGTGAGCCGGTCGAACGACCCCATCATCGTGAGCAACGACGCGTCGACCAGCAACGTCTCGGTCTCGGTGCCAACGCGGCTCCCCGAGTCGAAGTGGAAGGAGCTGCTCGCAGACGAAATCGACAGTAATCCGGGCGACCTCAGCAACGACAGATACGTCGCCGACGTCACCGCGACCGACGGCCCCGGTCCGTACTACAACCTCACGATAACGTTCGAGCGGGGCGCGGACTACCGCCTCCGGATGGCCAAGGCCGGCGTCGGGGACGGCGTCTCCAGCGAGGAGGCGGCGTATCTGACTGACGTGGGCGGCGACGGGTCGGTCGCGAAAGGGGACAGCGCCGACCTGGTCCTCGAAGTCCGCGACGAGTACAACAACCCCGTCCAGGGCGTGACCGTCCATGGCGGCGTCGACCCCGGCAGCGACGGGTCACTGACGGACTCCGAGAAGGTCTCGGGGAGCGACGGCCGGGTGACCTTCGAGTACACGACCACACAGAGCGCGAGTACGGGCATCCAGAATATCAATTTCAGCTACCGCGGGCTGGGCGACGGCTTCAGCGCGTCGGAGCCCGAGAACGTCACGATGGACGTGCGAGTGACGGCGAACGGCGGCGGCGGTGGCAGCGTGAACGGGTTTTCCTCGACGAGCGTCAGCAACCTCGAAGCGGACAGCAGCGGGCTCAACCAGACCGTCTCGTTCTCACCGGCGGACCAGTCTATCGGCGCCGGTGAAACGGTCTACATCAATTTCGACGACGCCCAGCAGTCGACGGTGAACTACGAGAACTACGAGATAGCGGACCTCCCGGCGGGCGTCAGTGTCGAGGACAGCAACGTCGACACTGGTACTGGCACGTTTACCGTGACGCTCTCGGCTGACAATCCGATTGCGACAGCGGACACTGTCTCGTTTACCGTCGTCGGTGTCGATACCGGGAGCCAGGCCGGCCCGCTGGACGTCGATTTCGTCAGAGAGGACACCGGTGACAGTGAGACGGCGTCGTTCAACGTGGGCGGCGGCGGTGGCGGGAAAGCCGGTGACAGCGTGGTCTCGACGGGGAGCAAGACGTACGACGGGGACAAGGGCTTCCAGTTCACGATAGAGAACCGGAACAGCCGGTCGGTAACGATTACCAACATCAGCGTCTCGGTGGGCGATAGTTCGGTCGCCTCCCTGTTCGAGCAGAACGGCGGGGAGTACGACCCGTATCAACACGAGGTGTGGATCGATTCGAGCTCGGGCTCCGATGGCGTCGTCGAGATGTCCGGTGAACCGTATTACGACGAGGACAGTACTGAGATGCCACTAGACACGGTCCAGGAACTGAACGAAAACGCGGTCGTGAACTCGGGGAATCTCGCCACGGTGTACATGTACCAGTTCTACAAGAACAACAAAGCGAAGAGCGTCGCTGGCAAGGACGTGACCGTCGAACTCGGGTTCCAGGACGGCTCGACGGGGACGTACGAGTTCACCAGCGTCGACAGTACGTAA
- a CDS encoding DUF2150 family protein — translation MSTPPGEYYTDERWQNWLDRIENEGIDPEDEDSARLLLNLQDDAAIAVAKILTDYDDGELDEEAALSELSGVREIVLDEIEMDDEETLMLIDGVQTSLVCVFYAAEEYTAEGVADEATVTDYVGAAADAEAEEDLDAALGYCVQAGTRVIDGDELPMEVVEDLEYGLVSEWVNGLDSLQTALSDPEVVEEDDE, via the coding sequence ATGAGCACGCCGCCGGGGGAGTACTACACAGACGAACGCTGGCAGAACTGGCTCGACCGCATCGAAAACGAGGGGATCGACCCCGAAGACGAGGACTCGGCGCGCCTCCTGTTGAACCTGCAGGACGACGCCGCCATCGCGGTCGCGAAGATACTCACCGACTACGACGACGGCGAACTGGACGAGGAGGCGGCGCTGTCGGAGCTGTCGGGGGTCCGCGAGATAGTCCTCGACGAGATAGAGATGGACGACGAGGAGACGCTGATGCTCATCGACGGCGTCCAGACCTCGCTGGTCTGTGTCTTCTACGCCGCCGAGGAGTACACCGCCGAGGGGGTCGCCGACGAGGCGACCGTCACCGACTACGTCGGGGCGGCCGCCGACGCCGAGGCCGAGGAGGACCTCGACGCGGCGCTCGGCTACTGCGTCCAGGCCGGGACGCGCGTCATCGACGGCGACGAACTGCCCATGGAGGTCGTCGAGGACCTCGAATACGGGCTCGTCTCGGAGTGGGTCAACGGGCTGGACAGCCTCCAGACGGCCCTGTCGGACCCGGAAGTCGTCGAAGAGGACGACGAGTAA
- a CDS encoding mechanosensitive ion channel family protein, whose protein sequence is MQQTETAATDANKGLLDLVRTFQEILEGLAASQGRVVATALLVAVLVLTVVVIPAVLSRLRAAATDRMGDGNWLQAVAAYTPTTFRGLLLRTAQLTVLSVVVVSFLVVWGVADVAATLRPFLENRDPTLVPTIQTIVLIMLAFVASDQLQRWIERFSTALSDFTDHQEEILLRVGQVTIFVTIGATIFAVWQINVGGLLVGAGFLGIVVGLAARQTLGSLIAGFVLMFSRPFTIGDWVVIGDQEGIVTDITIFNTRLENFDGEFVVLPNDRVSDSAITNRSRKGLLRLTLDVGVDYDTDVDTAKELAREAMVGVGDVVDSPPPQVIPKSFGDSAVVLELRFWIDHPTPPRKWRAVSAVVRSVKAAFDEEGIDIPFPQRTLTMRDEQASSEAAGGIRTED, encoded by the coding sequence GTGCAGCAGACGGAAACCGCCGCGACCGACGCGAACAAGGGACTTTTGGACCTCGTACGGACGTTCCAGGAGATACTGGAGGGGCTTGCCGCGTCACAGGGCCGGGTCGTCGCGACGGCCCTGCTGGTGGCCGTTCTGGTTCTCACCGTCGTCGTCATCCCGGCAGTTCTCTCGCGGCTCCGCGCCGCCGCGACCGACCGGATGGGGGACGGCAACTGGCTCCAGGCGGTCGCGGCGTACACGCCGACGACGTTTCGCGGGCTGTTGCTGCGGACGGCCCAGCTTACCGTACTGTCGGTCGTCGTCGTCTCGTTTCTCGTCGTCTGGGGAGTCGCGGACGTAGCGGCGACGCTCCGGCCGTTCCTGGAGAACCGCGACCCGACGCTCGTCCCGACGATACAGACTATCGTTCTCATCATGCTGGCGTTCGTCGCGTCGGACCAGCTCCAGCGGTGGATAGAGCGCTTTAGCACCGCCCTCTCGGATTTCACCGACCATCAGGAGGAGATACTCCTCCGGGTGGGACAGGTCACCATCTTCGTCACCATCGGTGCGACCATCTTCGCGGTGTGGCAGATAAACGTCGGCGGCCTGCTCGTCGGGGCCGGCTTCCTGGGTATCGTCGTCGGCCTCGCGGCCCGCCAGACGCTGGGGTCGCTCATCGCCGGCTTCGTGTTGATGTTCTCCCGACCCTTCACCATCGGTGACTGGGTCGTCATCGGCGACCAGGAGGGCATCGTCACGGACATCACCATCTTCAACACGCGTCTGGAGAACTTCGACGGGGAGTTCGTCGTGCTGCCGAACGACAGGGTGAGCGACAGCGCCATCACCAACCGGAGCCGGAAGGGGCTCCTGCGACTGACCCTCGACGTCGGCGTCGACTACGACACCGACGTCGATACCGCGAAAGAACTGGCCCGCGAGGCGATGGTCGGCGTCGGCGACGTGGTCGACTCCCCGCCGCCACAGGTCATTCCCAAGTCCTTCGGCGACTCCGCCGTGGTGCTTGAGCTTCGGTTCTGGATCGACCACCCGACGCCGCCCCGGAAGTGGCGGGCCGTCTCGGCAGTGGTGCGGTCGGTCAAGGCGGCGTTCGACGAGGAGGGCATCGACATCCCCTTCCCACAGCGCACGCTCACGATGCGCGACGAGCAGGCCAGCAGCGAGGCCGCGGGCGGCATCCGGACCGAAGACTAG